A single Xylanimonas cellulosilytica DSM 15894 DNA region contains:
- a CDS encoding Gfo/Idh/MocA family oxidoreductase produces the protein MGALRIAIVGYGGAGLGIHARLAKEVGLTVTAVVTRDAGRRQQAASDWPGARLHDDLDALVAARAAYDLVVVTSPTALHADHAAHLARAGIPFVVDKPIGVDAHEARAVVAEAAATSTPFTVFHNRRWDAEELTLAALLSRRELGDVHTFERRWERWRPQPQQRWKENDVVGGGLLLDLGPHLVDSATQLFGRVTSVWAQARKLTTATEDDVFLVLQHEAGGGAARSPLAVTSRLWAGSVVGAPGPRTRVLGNGGAYVVTSFEQDASPFEVLDADAPAGTLGWLTRGRERTAVPQAPGGHLGFYRALVEWLTADGEVPVDPADAVRTAEVLDAARTSAREGRTITV, from the coding sequence ATGGGAGCGCTGCGCATCGCGATCGTCGGATACGGAGGTGCCGGCCTGGGGATCCACGCCCGGCTGGCGAAGGAGGTGGGGCTGACCGTCACCGCCGTCGTCACACGTGACGCCGGACGGCGTCAGCAGGCTGCTTCCGACTGGCCCGGGGCGCGGTTGCACGACGACCTCGACGCCCTGGTCGCCGCCCGCGCCGCGTACGACCTCGTCGTCGTCACGTCGCCGACGGCGCTGCACGCCGACCATGCGGCCCATCTGGCGCGCGCCGGCATCCCGTTCGTGGTCGACAAGCCCATCGGCGTCGACGCGCACGAGGCACGGGCCGTCGTCGCCGAGGCCGCGGCGACGTCGACGCCGTTCACCGTGTTCCACAACCGGCGCTGGGACGCCGAGGAGCTCACGCTCGCCGCGCTGCTGTCGCGCCGGGAGCTCGGCGACGTGCACACCTTCGAGCGTCGATGGGAGCGTTGGCGGCCCCAGCCGCAGCAGCGGTGGAAGGAGAACGACGTCGTCGGCGGCGGGCTGCTGCTCGACCTCGGACCGCACCTCGTCGACTCTGCGACGCAGCTCTTCGGGCGCGTGACCAGCGTGTGGGCGCAGGCGCGCAAGCTCACCACGGCGACCGAGGACGACGTGTTCCTCGTCCTCCAGCACGAGGCCGGCGGGGGAGCCGCGCGGTCGCCGCTCGCGGTCACGTCCCGGCTCTGGGCCGGGTCCGTGGTGGGGGCGCCGGGCCCGCGCACGCGCGTGCTCGGCAACGGCGGCGCGTACGTCGTCACCTCGTTCGAGCAGGACGCCTCACCGTTCGAGGTGCTCGACGCCGACGCGCCCGCGGGAACGCTGGGCTGGCTGACGCGCGGCCGCGAGCGCACCGCGGTGCCGCAGGCACCCGGCGGTCACCTGGGCTTCTACCGCGCGCTCGTCGAGTGGCTCACGGCCGACGGCGAGGTGCCCGTCGACCCTGCCGACGCCGTCCGCACCGCAGAGGTGCTCGACGCCGCCCGGACCTCCGCGCGGGAGGGCCGCACGATCACGGTGTGA
- the lipB gene encoding lipoyl(octanoyl) transferase LipB, which yields MGTPLIEIEHLPGRVDYHAGWELQRRTHAAVSEGLRGPVAYLLEHDGVYTAGRRTRRDEYPTDGTPVVDVDRGGKITWHGPGQIVAYPIARLVSPVDVVQYVRTLEAAVIDVCARLGVETIRVEGRSGVWLPADAAPDGDAAHTGARRERKICAIGARVARGVTMHGLALNCDADLAAFGRIVPCGIDDADVTSLSAELGRDVTVAEVRPLLADALRRYLAPLVTEVTATGQDEAPRVAEAAVV from the coding sequence GTGGGTACACCGCTGATCGAGATCGAGCACCTGCCCGGGCGGGTCGACTACCACGCGGGCTGGGAGCTGCAGCGGCGCACGCACGCCGCCGTGAGCGAGGGCCTGCGTGGTCCCGTCGCGTACCTGCTGGAGCACGACGGCGTCTACACGGCGGGCAGGCGCACGCGCCGGGACGAGTACCCGACCGACGGCACGCCCGTCGTCGACGTCGACCGCGGCGGCAAGATCACCTGGCACGGCCCCGGCCAGATCGTCGCCTACCCAATCGCCCGGCTGGTCTCCCCCGTCGACGTCGTGCAGTACGTCCGCACGCTGGAGGCCGCGGTCATCGACGTCTGCGCACGGCTCGGCGTCGAGACGATCCGCGTGGAGGGCCGCTCCGGCGTGTGGCTGCCCGCCGACGCAGCGCCCGACGGCGACGCCGCGCACACCGGGGCCCGCCGCGAGCGGAAGATCTGCGCCATCGGCGCCCGCGTGGCCCGCGGGGTGACGATGCACGGGCTCGCGCTCAACTGTGACGCCGACCTGGCCGCGTTCGGCCGCATCGTGCCGTGCGGCATCGACGACGCCGACGTGACGTCCCTGTCGGCAGAGCTGGGTCGCGACGTCACCGTCGCCGAGGTCCGGCCGCTGCTGGCCGACGCGCTCCGCCGGTATCTGGCCCCGCTCGTGACCGAGGTCACGGCCACAGGTCAGGACGAAGCCCCGCGGGTCGCCGAAGCCGCCGTAGTCTGA
- the lipA gene encoding lipoyl synthase encodes MTIAPEGRRMLRIEARNAETPIEKKPEWIRTKATMGPEYRDMKKLVQGGNLHTVCEEAGCPNIFECWEDREATFLIGGEQCTRRCDFCQIDTGKPAALDRDEPRRVAESVQQMGLKYSTITGVARDDLPDGGAWLYAETVRQIHELNPATGVENLIPDFNGIPELLDEVFDSRPEVLAHNLETVPRIFKQIRPAFRYDRSLDVLSRARAAGLVTKSNLILGMGETIDEVKQALVDLHDAGCDLITITQYLRPSVRHHPIERWVRPEEFVELSQFAEETGFLGVMAGPLVRSSYRAGRLWGQAMSKRGIPIPAPLAHLAEPTTARQEAASLLAR; translated from the coding sequence GTGACCATCGCGCCCGAGGGCCGTCGCATGCTGCGCATCGAGGCCCGCAACGCCGAGACGCCGATCGAGAAGAAGCCGGAGTGGATCCGGACCAAGGCGACCATGGGCCCGGAGTACCGGGACATGAAGAAGCTGGTCCAGGGCGGCAACCTGCACACCGTGTGCGAGGAGGCCGGCTGCCCCAACATCTTCGAGTGCTGGGAAGACCGCGAGGCCACGTTCCTCATCGGCGGCGAGCAATGCACCCGCCGCTGCGACTTCTGCCAGATCGACACGGGCAAGCCGGCCGCGCTGGACCGCGACGAGCCGCGCCGCGTCGCCGAGTCGGTGCAGCAGATGGGCCTGAAGTACTCGACCATCACGGGCGTCGCCCGCGACGACCTGCCCGACGGCGGCGCGTGGCTCTACGCCGAGACGGTGCGCCAGATCCACGAGCTCAACCCGGCCACCGGCGTCGAGAACCTCATCCCCGACTTCAACGGCATCCCCGAGCTGCTCGACGAGGTGTTCGACTCCCGGCCCGAGGTGCTCGCGCACAACCTCGAGACCGTGCCGCGCATCTTCAAGCAGATCCGCCCCGCGTTCCGCTACGACCGGTCGCTGGACGTGCTGTCCCGGGCGCGCGCGGCGGGCCTGGTGACCAAGTCGAACCTCATCCTCGGTATGGGCGAGACCATCGACGAGGTCAAGCAGGCCCTCGTGGACCTGCACGACGCCGGCTGCGACCTCATCACCATCACGCAGTACCTGCGCCCCTCCGTGCGCCACCACCCGATCGAGCGCTGGGTGCGCCCCGAGGAGTTCGTCGAGCTGTCGCAGTTCGCCGAGGAGACCGGGTTCCTCGGCGTCATGGCCGGGCCGCTGGTCCGCTCGTCGTACCGCGCCGGCCGCCTGTGGGGCCAGGCGATGAGCAAGCGAGGCATCCCGATCCCCGCACCGCTCGCCCACCTCGCCGAGCCGACGACGGCGCGCCAGGAGGCCGCCAGCCTCCTCGCACGCTGA
- a CDS encoding DUF4191 domain-containing protein, with the protein MARSNASADATPAKAKKPKKQRWYHQVWAAYKMTRQQDPSVTWVLLGIFVGVLLAGIAIGLATGHPYYATFVALPFALLATMYMLTRRAERAAYTRIKGQPGAARAALGTVRGGWTFEDEPVAVNARTQDFVFRGVGRPGVVLVSEGPVTRVDRLLEDERRRTARVLPNVPIHLIQMGDGEGQVELTKLGRTVSKLKPKLTKPEVAEVSKRLKALGGQRLPVPKGIDPFKARPDRKGMRGR; encoded by the coding sequence ATGGCACGATCGAACGCGTCCGCGGACGCCACGCCCGCGAAGGCGAAGAAGCCCAAGAAGCAGCGCTGGTACCACCAGGTCTGGGCCGCGTACAAGATGACGCGTCAGCAGGACCCGTCGGTGACGTGGGTCCTGCTCGGCATCTTCGTCGGCGTGCTGCTCGCCGGTATCGCCATCGGCCTGGCTACCGGCCACCCGTACTACGCGACCTTCGTCGCGCTGCCGTTCGCCCTGCTCGCCACCATGTACATGCTCACGCGTCGCGCCGAGCGGGCCGCGTACACGCGCATCAAGGGTCAGCCGGGTGCCGCCCGCGCCGCGCTCGGCACGGTGCGCGGCGGCTGGACGTTCGAGGACGAGCCGGTGGCCGTCAACGCCCGCACGCAGGACTTCGTGTTCCGCGGCGTCGGCCGACCCGGCGTCGTGCTGGTCTCCGAGGGCCCCGTCACCCGCGTGGACCGCCTGCTCGAGGACGAGCGTCGGCGCACCGCGCGCGTGCTGCCGAACGTGCCGATCCACCTGATCCAGATGGGCGACGGCGAGGGCCAGGTGGAGCTGACCAAGCTGGGCCGCACGGTCTCCAAGCTCAAGCCGAAGCTGACCAAGCCGGAGGTGGCCGAGGTCAGCAAGCGCCTCAAGGCCCTGGGCGGCCAGCGCCTGCCGGTCCCCAAGGGCATCGATCCGTTCAAGGCCCGCCCCGACCGCAAGGGCATGCGCGGCCGCTGA
- a CDS encoding RDD family protein gives MASREDIGSWLDGGATPTGGGAERLGLPAEGPGSMAPLGRRVAALCVDWAVAWAVAALVARDNSFVPLAVLAVMNVVLVGSIGYTIGHRLLGLQVRVLGAPGEGTVDGAFVGFWRSTVRTVLLCVVIPAVVWDGDGRGLHDRAAGTVITRR, from the coding sequence GTGGCATCACGTGAGGACATCGGATCCTGGCTGGACGGCGGCGCGACCCCGACGGGGGGCGGGGCGGAGCGGCTCGGGCTGCCCGCGGAGGGACCCGGCTCGATGGCGCCGCTCGGGCGCCGTGTCGCCGCGCTGTGCGTCGACTGGGCCGTGGCCTGGGCCGTCGCCGCGCTCGTCGCACGCGACAACAGCTTCGTGCCGCTCGCCGTGCTCGCGGTGATGAACGTGGTCCTGGTGGGATCGATCGGCTACACCATCGGGCACCGGCTGCTCGGGCTGCAGGTGCGGGTGCTGGGCGCGCCGGGGGAGGGCACCGTCGACGGCGCGTTCGTCGGCTTCTGGCGCTCGACGGTGCGCACGGTGCTGCTGTGCGTGGTGATCCCCGCCGTCGTCTGGGACGGTGACGGCCGCGGCCTGCACGACCGCGCGGCGGGGACCGTGATCACCCGCCGCTGA
- the glnA gene encoding type I glutamate--ammonia ligase — protein sequence MFNNAEEAIAFTRNEGVEFIDVRFVDLPGVWQHFNIPTSQFSEDSFTEGLMFDGSSIRGFQAIHESDMKLVPDVKTAFIDPFRKRKTLVMNFSIVDPFTDEAYSRDPRTIAAKAEAYLASTGIADTVFFAPEAEFYVFDSVRYQTAMQGSFYAIDSVEAAWNTGREEEGGNLGYKTRIKGGYFPVSPSDKFADLRDDICDTLGQVGLDVERAHHEVGTAGQQEINYRFNTLLHAADDLMKFKYVVRNQAYNAGKTVTFMPKPLFGDNGSGMHSHQSLWKNGEPLFYDEKGYGGLSDIARWYIGGLLKHAPSLLAFTNPSVNSYRRLVPGYEAPVNLVYSARNRSACIRIPITGNSPKAKRVEFRVPDPSANPYLAFAAQLMAGLDGIKNRIEPAAPIDKDLYELPPEEHAQIAQVPGSLAAVLDNLERDHEFLTQGDVFTEDLISTWIEYKRKNEVDAVQLQPTPKEFELYYDV from the coding sequence ATGTTCAACAACGCCGAGGAGGCCATCGCCTTCACCCGCAACGAAGGGGTGGAGTTCATCGATGTCCGGTTCGTCGACCTGCCGGGCGTGTGGCAGCACTTCAACATCCCGACGTCGCAGTTCAGCGAGGACTCGTTCACCGAGGGCCTGATGTTCGACGGGTCGTCGATCCGCGGGTTCCAGGCGATCCACGAGTCCGACATGAAGCTGGTCCCGGACGTGAAGACCGCGTTCATCGACCCGTTCCGCAAGCGCAAGACGCTGGTCATGAACTTCTCGATCGTGGACCCGTTCACCGACGAGGCCTACTCGCGCGACCCGCGCACGATCGCCGCCAAGGCCGAGGCGTACCTCGCCTCCACCGGCATCGCTGACACCGTGTTCTTCGCCCCCGAGGCCGAGTTCTACGTGTTCGACTCGGTGCGCTACCAGACCGCCATGCAGGGCTCGTTCTACGCGATCGACTCCGTCGAGGCGGCGTGGAACACGGGCCGCGAGGAGGAGGGTGGCAACCTCGGGTACAAGACCCGCATCAAGGGTGGCTACTTCCCCGTCTCGCCGTCGGACAAGTTCGCCGACCTGCGTGACGACATCTGCGACACCCTGGGGCAGGTCGGGCTCGACGTCGAGCGCGCGCACCACGAGGTGGGCACCGCCGGCCAGCAGGAGATCAACTACCGCTTCAACACGCTGCTGCACGCGGCCGACGACCTGATGAAGTTCAAGTACGTCGTGCGCAACCAGGCCTACAACGCCGGCAAGACCGTCACCTTCATGCCGAAGCCGCTCTTCGGTGACAACGGCTCGGGCATGCACTCCCACCAGTCGCTCTGGAAGAACGGCGAGCCGCTGTTCTACGACGAGAAGGGCTACGGCGGCCTGTCCGACATCGCCCGCTGGTACATCGGCGGGCTGCTCAAGCACGCCCCGTCGCTGCTCGCGTTCACCAACCCGTCGGTCAACTCGTACCGCCGCCTGGTGCCGGGCTACGAGGCCCCCGTCAACCTGGTGTACTCGGCGCGCAACCGCTCGGCGTGCATCCGCATCCCGATCACGGGCAACTCGCCGAAGGCCAAGCGCGTCGAGTTCCGCGTGCCGGACCCGTCGGCCAACCCGTACCTTGCCTTCGCCGCCCAGCTCATGGCGGGCCTCGACGGCATCAAGAACCGCATCGAGCCGGCCGCGCCGATCGACAAGGACCTCTACGAGCTGCCGCCCGAGGAGCACGCCCAGATCGCGCAGGTGCCGGGCTCGCTCGCCGCGGTGCTCGACAACCTCGAGCGCGACCACGAGTTCCTCACGCAGGGCGACGTGTTCACCGAGGACCTCATCAGCACGTGGATCGAGTACAAGCGCAAGAACGAGGTCGACGCGGTGCAGCTCCAGCCGACCCCCAAGGAGTTCGAGCTCTACTACGACGTGTGA
- a CDS encoding alpha/beta hydrolase: MSDVTPDTTGDRPDTVVLIHGLWMTPRSWEGWVAHYESLGMTVVTPAYPGFEIEVEALRENPQVIADLTVPETVEHLAGVIAGLARPPIIMGHSFGGALTQILLAQGFGAAGVVIDSAPTEGVRVNPLSQARSLFPALKNPANRRRAVGFTPEEFHYAFTNTLTAEESRAVWERYAIAAPGAWVWDYGLIANYKPGHQETWVDYGADRAPLLFLAGEKDHIMPPSVNRSNAKHWARSSALTEYYEFPGRDHWTCAAPGWETVADYALTWALEHAASPQRASA, encoded by the coding sequence ATGAGCGACGTGACACCTGACACGACGGGCGACCGGCCCGACACCGTCGTCCTGATCCACGGTCTGTGGATGACACCGCGCAGCTGGGAAGGCTGGGTCGCGCACTACGAGAGTCTCGGGATGACGGTCGTGACCCCCGCCTACCCAGGGTTCGAGATCGAGGTCGAGGCGCTGCGGGAGAACCCGCAGGTCATCGCCGACCTCACGGTCCCCGAGACCGTCGAGCACCTCGCCGGCGTGATCGCCGGCCTCGCGCGGCCGCCGATCATCATGGGCCACTCGTTCGGTGGAGCCCTCACCCAGATCCTGCTCGCCCAAGGGTTCGGTGCTGCCGGCGTGGTGATCGACTCGGCGCCCACCGAGGGAGTCCGCGTCAACCCGTTGTCGCAGGCACGGTCGCTGTTCCCCGCGCTCAAGAACCCGGCCAACCGGCGTCGCGCGGTCGGCTTCACGCCCGAGGAGTTCCACTACGCCTTCACGAACACGCTGACCGCCGAGGAGTCGCGGGCCGTGTGGGAGCGGTACGCCATCGCCGCACCGGGGGCCTGGGTGTGGGACTACGGGCTCATCGCCAACTACAAGCCGGGCCACCAGGAGACGTGGGTCGACTACGGCGCCGATCGTGCACCGCTGCTCTTCCTCGCCGGCGAGAAGGACCACATCATGCCGCCCTCGGTGAACCGCTCCAACGCCAAGCACTGGGCGAGGTCGTCCGCGCTCACCGAGTACTACGAGTTCCCGGGGCGCGACCACTGGACCTGTGCCGCACCCGGGTGGGAGACGGTCGCCGACTATGCGCTGACCTGGGCGCTCGAGCACGCGGCGAGCCCGCAGCGGGCCTCGGCGTAG
- a CDS encoding alpha/beta fold hydrolase — MAFVTTDDGAGIFYTDWGADGSPVLLSHGWPLSSDAWAAAALFLAEHGHRAIAHDRRGHGRSDRTWHGNEMDTYADDLACLIDTLDLRDLTLVGHSTGGGEVVRYVARHGTDRVARVVLVSAVPPFMLRTDDNPDGLPAEVFDQIRAGEKADRSQLYRTLADGPFFGHNRRGDVDQGFRDAFWLQSMACGHRAAYECIAAFSATDFRPDLAKIDVPVLVIHGDDDQIVPFDVGGRRTVELVDGARLLTYAGSGHALPDTDRDRLHADLLTFIDS; from the coding sequence ATGGCCTTCGTCACCACCGACGACGGCGCCGGAATCTTCTACACCGACTGGGGCGCCGACGGGTCCCCCGTGCTGCTGAGCCACGGTTGGCCGCTCAGCTCCGACGCGTGGGCGGCCGCGGCACTCTTCCTCGCCGAGCACGGCCACCGGGCGATCGCGCACGACCGACGAGGGCACGGCCGCTCGGACCGCACCTGGCACGGCAACGAGATGGACACGTACGCGGACGACCTCGCATGCCTGATCGACACGCTCGACCTCCGCGATCTCACGCTCGTGGGCCACTCCACCGGCGGGGGAGAGGTCGTGCGGTACGTCGCACGGCACGGAACGGACCGTGTCGCCCGTGTCGTCCTGGTCTCGGCCGTCCCGCCCTTCATGCTGCGCACGGACGACAACCCCGACGGTCTCCCCGCCGAGGTCTTCGACCAGATCCGGGCGGGCGAGAAGGCGGACCGGTCCCAGCTCTACCGGACCCTGGCCGACGGACCGTTCTTCGGTCACAACCGGCGCGGCGACGTCGACCAGGGTTTCCGGGACGCGTTCTGGCTGCAGTCCATGGCCTGCGGGCACCGTGCCGCCTATGAGTGCATCGCTGCGTTCTCCGCCACCGACTTCCGCCCCGACCTGGCGAAGATCGACGTCCCCGTCCTCGTGATCCACGGCGACGACGACCAGATCGTCCCCTTCGACGTCGGCGGGCGGCGCACCGTCGAGCTCGTCGACGGGGCCCGCTTGCTGACCTACGCGGGCAGCGGCCACGCCCTTCCGGACACCGACCGCGACCGGCTCCACGCCGACCTGCTGACCTTCATCGACTCCTGA
- a CDS encoding helix-turn-helix transcriptional regulator, which yields MHGTGGLLGREDERTRLAEVIGAARNGHGSALVVVGEPGIGKTALLRDAAQLTQLRAVRLDGYESESAMPYAAIERLTGLLRGHLADIPDRQRQTLDIASGAVDGPAPDRFLVGLGVLSLLAAAGTGQALLCTVDDAHLLDPESLAVLAFVARRLGAEHVAVVLAGRDEADLVATLAGVPVLELAGLAPEPAVALLNLSTNEPFSPTAATAIVRATGGNPLALVDLAVDPLLRELTDLGLGPDPVPIGRHLEAHYLRRVMQLPGESQRWLLLAAADSTGNPELLEDAGARLALDPARGDDAEAAGLVRLEPMVRFRHPLVRSAVYSSASLGERRRAHGALAVAAGKLGLVEAEAWHASRAVTGTDAEVAERLVHAADLAARRGGSASRASILARAARLTPAGALHDERQVEAAEAALEAGAADVAGRLLADVRDADLDRVVRGRAILVRSAVALFVADPAGVRAATTEQLRAADAFRGHDTAREQQALLEAFERCLSAERLVDGTTLDSLGRRMARGASGDDPASRILRGIAAMVLESYAAALGPARDAFAALLGLPDEILRRSGTLIASIGAFLWDDVGRAAGLTRARRAAQEMGDLQRLDTLLWVSALAELCGGSVERARGFDDAVREVRKAMGYDGENVVNGAVLSWTGASFELVAAIADGANATGFGGVGSSTTCALAVRDLAARDYGAARERLHPIVVLDPFLQTTPLFLADHAEAATRSGHVEEAKRSARTLAEMAGVNGSAWCRGVAERALALTGDGEVEQHYRASVEALASTGAVVELARSHLVYGEWLRRARRRREAVAQLRLARDHFDRSGAAVFLPRTLAELEAAGVTEDVAAHGDALDLTTQERTVARLAAAGRTNAEIGANLFISPNTVDYHLRKVFQKLGITSRRQLAEHLGGEGR from the coding sequence GTGCACGGCACCGGTGGCCTGCTGGGCCGCGAGGACGAACGGACGCGGCTCGCCGAGGTGATCGGCGCGGCGCGGAACGGGCACGGCAGCGCCCTGGTGGTGGTGGGAGAGCCGGGCATCGGTAAGACGGCGTTGCTCCGCGACGCCGCTCAGCTCACCCAGCTCCGAGCGGTTCGGCTGGACGGGTACGAGTCCGAGTCGGCGATGCCCTACGCCGCGATCGAGCGGCTCACCGGTCTGCTGCGCGGGCACCTCGCGGACATCCCCGACCGCCAGCGGCAGACGTTGGACATCGCGTCCGGCGCTGTGGACGGACCGGCGCCGGACCGCTTCCTCGTCGGACTGGGCGTCCTCAGCCTCCTTGCCGCGGCCGGTACGGGCCAGGCTCTGCTCTGCACCGTCGACGACGCCCACCTCTTGGACCCGGAGAGCCTGGCGGTCCTCGCGTTCGTCGCGCGGCGGCTCGGCGCCGAACATGTCGCCGTCGTCCTCGCGGGGCGGGACGAGGCAGACCTGGTCGCGACCTTGGCCGGCGTCCCCGTCCTCGAGCTGGCAGGTCTGGCTCCTGAGCCCGCGGTGGCTCTCCTGAACCTCTCGACGAACGAACCCTTCAGTCCGACCGCCGCCACAGCGATCGTCCGGGCGACCGGGGGCAACCCCTTGGCGCTGGTCGACCTGGCCGTCGACCCGCTGCTCCGCGAGCTCACCGACCTTGGCCTGGGACCGGACCCGGTGCCCATCGGCAGACACCTCGAGGCGCACTACCTGCGCCGCGTCATGCAGCTGCCCGGCGAGTCGCAACGGTGGCTGCTGCTCGCAGCGGCGGACTCCACCGGCAACCCCGAGCTGTTGGAGGACGCCGGCGCGCGGCTCGCGCTCGACCCCGCGCGTGGCGACGACGCCGAGGCCGCTGGCCTCGTTCGCCTGGAACCCATGGTCCGGTTCCGGCACCCGCTCGTCCGCTCGGCCGTGTACTCCTCGGCGTCTCTCGGGGAGCGGCGTCGGGCGCATGGTGCGCTGGCGGTGGCGGCGGGCAAGCTCGGCCTCGTCGAGGCGGAGGCGTGGCACGCCTCCCGGGCCGTCACGGGCACCGATGCTGAGGTCGCCGAGCGCCTCGTCCACGCGGCTGATCTCGCCGCCCGACGCGGCGGCTCGGCGTCGCGCGCGAGCATCCTGGCCCGGGCCGCCCGGCTCACGCCGGCCGGGGCGCTGCACGACGAGCGACAGGTCGAGGCGGCGGAGGCCGCGCTGGAGGCGGGTGCTGCCGACGTCGCCGGACGGCTGCTCGCCGATGTCCGTGACGCCGATCTCGATCGTGTGGTGCGCGGACGCGCGATCTTGGTCCGCAGTGCCGTAGCGCTCTTCGTCGCGGACCCTGCGGGGGTGCGTGCCGCGACGACGGAGCAACTTCGCGCCGCCGACGCTTTCCGCGGGCACGACACCGCCCGGGAGCAGCAGGCTCTGCTGGAGGCGTTCGAGCGGTGCCTGTCAGCCGAGCGTCTCGTCGACGGGACCACGCTCGACTCGCTCGGACGCCGGATGGCGCGTGGCGCTTCGGGGGACGATCCCGCGTCGAGGATCTTGCGCGGGATCGCGGCCATGGTCCTGGAGTCCTACGCGGCGGCACTGGGGCCTGCGCGGGACGCCTTCGCCGCCCTGCTCGGCCTGCCCGACGAGATTCTGCGGCGCTCGGGCACGCTCATCGCGTCGATCGGCGCGTTCCTGTGGGACGACGTCGGCCGGGCCGCCGGGCTCACGCGTGCCCGGCGCGCCGCGCAGGAGATGGGCGACCTCCAGCGGCTCGACACCCTGCTCTGGGTGAGCGCGCTCGCGGAGCTCTGCGGGGGCAGCGTCGAGCGGGCGCGTGGCTTCGACGACGCCGTCCGCGAGGTGCGCAAGGCGATGGGGTACGACGGCGAGAACGTCGTCAACGGCGCGGTCCTCAGCTGGACAGGTGCGTCCTTCGAACTGGTCGCCGCGATCGCCGACGGTGCGAACGCGACCGGTTTCGGGGGTGTGGGCTCGTCCACGACGTGCGCGCTGGCGGTCCGCGACCTCGCGGCGCGCGACTACGGCGCCGCGCGTGAGCGGTTGCACCCGATCGTCGTTCTCGATCCGTTCCTGCAGACCACGCCGCTGTTCCTCGCGGACCACGCGGAGGCGGCCACCCGGTCGGGACACGTCGAGGAGGCGAAGCGCTCGGCCCGGACCCTCGCGGAGATGGCAGGCGTCAACGGCTCCGCCTGGTGCCGGGGTGTTGCCGAGCGGGCCCTTGCGCTGACCGGCGACGGCGAGGTCGAGCAGCACTACCGCGCGTCCGTCGAGGCGCTCGCCTCCACCGGTGCGGTCGTCGAGCTCGCGCGCTCCCACCTGGTGTACGGGGAGTGGCTCCGGCGCGCCCGGCGCCGGCGTGAGGCCGTCGCCCAGCTCCGTCTGGCCCGCGACCACTTCGATCGCAGCGGCGCCGCGGTCTTCCTTCCCCGCACCCTCGCCGAGCTCGAGGCTGCGGGAGTCACGGAGGATGTCGCGGCGCACGGCGACGCGCTCGACCTCACGACCCAGGAACGCACCGTCGCCCGGTTGGCGGCTGCCGGACGGACCAACGCGGAGATCGGCGCCAACCTGTTCATCAGCCCCAACACCGTCGACTACCACCTGCGCAAGGTGTTCCAGAAGCTCGGCATCACGTCGCGCCGACAGCTCGCGGAGCACCTCGGCGGCGAGGGTCGCTGA
- a CDS encoding alpha/beta fold hydrolase yields the protein MSSSATRPRRVVTVLVALCVALLGIVPLAASAVPSGADARRGHDGGSKPTVVLVHGAFADSSGWTEVTERLQNDGYPVLAFSNPLRGVGWDAEYLRAFLGTIDGPIVLVGHSYGGAVITNAATGNDQVKSLVYVAAYALDAGESVAQANTLGGGHTVVTDHLVLRPFPGAAEGDFDATIDPKWFPRLFAQDLPERLAKTMAVAQRPGALAALVTPSGEPAWKTIPSWYVVATQDRIIPPEAERAMAKRAGAKTVEIRSSHVVMMSHPSQVVNVIKAAAR from the coding sequence ATGTCATCGTCTGCCACGCGGCCACGCCGCGTCGTCACGGTCCTGGTCGCGCTGTGCGTCGCCCTGCTCGGCATCGTCCCGCTCGCCGCGTCGGCCGTGCCGTCGGGTGCCGACGCGAGGAGGGGGCACGACGGAGGCTCCAAGCCGACCGTCGTCCTCGTCCACGGGGCGTTCGCCGACTCCAGCGGATGGACCGAAGTCACCGAACGGCTGCAGAACGACGGGTACCCGGTCCTGGCGTTCTCCAACCCGCTGCGGGGCGTCGGCTGGGACGCCGAGTACCTACGAGCGTTCCTCGGCACGATCGACGGGCCGATCGTGCTCGTGGGGCACTCCTACGGAGGCGCCGTCATCACCAACGCCGCGACGGGCAACGATCAGGTGAAGTCCCTGGTGTACGTCGCCGCCTACGCCCTCGACGCGGGCGAGTCCGTCGCCCAGGCAAACACCCTTGGCGGCGGCCACACGGTGGTGACGGACCATCTCGTCCTGCGGCCGTTCCCGGGGGCAGCGGAAGGGGACTTCGACGCGACCATCGACCCGAAGTGGTTCCCGCGCCTGTTCGCCCAGGACCTGCCCGAGCGGCTGGCGAAGACCATGGCGGTCGCACAGCGCCCCGGAGCGCTGGCGGCGCTCGTCACGCCGTCGGGCGAACCGGCGTGGAAGACCATCCCGAGCTGGTACGTCGTGGCCACCCAGGACCGGATCATCCCGCCCGAGGCGGAGCGCGCGATGGCGAAGCGAGCGGGTGCGAAGACCGTGGAGATCCGCAGCTCGCACGTGGTGATGATGAGCCACCCCTCCCAGGTGGTCAACGTCATCAAGGCCGCAGCACGGTAG